One window of the Thermoanaerobaculales bacterium genome contains the following:
- the coxB gene encoding cytochrome c oxidase subunit II, which yields MTAQRVVGLLSALPPQGTDGSFWLPPGVSTVSHHVDWLFNLILAISVIFFLLIVVLMTVFVIRYRRRAGAGAEASASHNTALELTWTAIPVVLVAVIFFFGFRGYLDMSTPPANAYEILVDGQKWAWSFTYPNGYVDSNLHVAVNRPVRLVMTSADVIHSLYVPAFRIKQDVVPGRYSKAWFEATAPGEYDLFCAEYCGTSHSGMVATVVVHPPGEFETWLESASNFLDTMTPVEAGRKLFQVRGCMQCHSVDGTAKVGPTLMGVYGRSGAMADGATVAADENYIRESILEPMTRVVAGYEPVMPTYQGRLKDAEITAIIEYLKSLSGNG from the coding sequence ATGACGGCACAGCGCGTTGTCGGCTTGTTGTCGGCCCTGCCGCCCCAGGGAACGGACGGCTCGTTCTGGCTCCCGCCCGGGGTCTCGACGGTCTCCCACCACGTGGACTGGCTGTTCAACCTCATCCTCGCGATCTCGGTGATCTTCTTCCTGCTGATCGTCGTGCTGATGACCGTGTTCGTCATCCGCTACCGCCGCCGCGCCGGGGCGGGGGCCGAGGCCTCGGCCAGCCACAACACGGCGCTCGAGCTGACCTGGACCGCGATCCCGGTGGTGCTGGTGGCGGTGATCTTCTTCTTCGGCTTCCGGGGCTACCTGGACATGTCGACGCCGCCGGCCAATGCCTACGAGATCCTGGTCGACGGCCAGAAGTGGGCGTGGAGCTTCACCTACCCCAACGGCTACGTCGACTCCAACCTTCACGTCGCTGTCAACCGCCCGGTGCGGCTGGTGATGACCTCGGCCGACGTCATCCACAGCCTCTACGTCCCGGCGTTTCGGATCAAGCAGGACGTGGTGCCCGGTCGCTACTCGAAGGCATGGTTCGAGGCGACCGCGCCCGGGGAGTACGACCTGTTCTGCGCGGAGTACTGCGGCACCAGCCACTCCGGGATGGTCGCGACCGTCGTGGTGCACCCGCCGGGCGAGTTCGAGACCTGGCTGGAGTCGGCCTCGAACTTCCTCGATACGATGACGCCGGTCGAGGCCGGCCGCAAGCTGTTCCAGGTCCGCGGCTGCATGCAGTGCCACTCGGTCGACGGCACCGCCAAGGTCGGGCCAACCCTGATGGGGGTCTACGGCCGCTCCGGGGCGATGGCCGACGGTGCGACGGTGGCCGCCGACGAGAACTACATCCGCGAGTCGATCCTCGAGCCGATGACCAGGGTGGTCGCCGGCTACGAGCCGGTGATGCCGACCTACCAGGGACGGCTCAAGGACGCCGAGATCACGGCGATCATCGAGTACCTCAAGTCCCTTTCCGGGAACGGATAG
- a CDS encoding SCO family protein has protein sequence MKTGSIEVAALAVALAAVCIPASAQLADQAVPALAEVGVEEHLDARLPLEVEFLAEDGRTVRLSDYFDGARPVILTLNYYRCPMLCGLQLNGVVAGLEELDWTPGVEFEMVTVSIDPLETPELAQAKKQSYLKRYQRPAAARGWHFLTGRQESIERLAETVGFSYAYDAASGQYAHAAAIFVITPDGRVARYLYGIEYPPKSLKLALMEASQGKIGSPLDQLIMFCYHYDPASRRYAPVAMNIMRLGGGATALVLGLTLGTWWLREGRRRRRDRRAETESAPR, from the coding sequence ATGAAAACCGGCAGCATCGAGGTCGCCGCGCTGGCGGTGGCGCTGGCCGCCGTCTGCATCCCGGCGTCGGCGCAGCTCGCCGACCAGGCAGTGCCCGCCCTGGCGGAGGTCGGCGTCGAGGAGCACCTCGACGCGCGGCTGCCGCTCGAGGTCGAGTTTCTCGCCGAGGACGGGCGGACGGTCCGCCTCTCCGACTACTTCGACGGCGCCCGCCCCGTCATCTTGACCCTCAACTACTACCGTTGCCCGATGCTGTGCGGGCTGCAGCTTAACGGCGTGGTGGCGGGCCTCGAGGAGCTCGACTGGACGCCGGGCGTCGAGTTCGAGATGGTGACGGTGTCGATCGACCCGCTCGAGACCCCCGAGCTCGCCCAGGCGAAGAAGCAGAGCTACCTCAAGCGCTACCAGCGGCCGGCCGCCGCCCGCGGCTGGCACTTCCTCACCGGGCGGCAGGAGAGCATCGAGCGGCTGGCGGAGACGGTCGGCTTCAGCTACGCCTATGACGCCGCGAGCGGGCAGTACGCACACGCCGCGGCGATCTTCGTCATCACCCCGGACGGCCGGGTCGCGCGCTACCTGTACGGCATCGAGTACCCGCCGAAAAGCCTCAAGCTCGCCCTGATGGAAGCCTCGCAGGGCAAGATCGGCAGCCCCCTCGACCAGCTGATCATGTTCTGCTACCACTACGACCCGGCCAGCCGCCGCTACGCCCCGGTGGCGATGAACATCATGCGCCTCGGCGGCGGCGCGACGGCGCTCGTCCTCGGGCTGACGCTGGGGACATGGTGGCTGCGTGAAGGGCGGCGGCGCCGGCGGGACCGGCGCGCGGAAACGGAGAGCGCCCCGAGATGA
- a CDS encoding M28 family peptidase produces MPRKKASFHCRRAAAVALVAGLWPALAAAGGEPPSACAVVDIHEIGWERLESLKRAPGVGWSVEIGRELLVCGDGALASLAAADRAVRPVEGAVDAGRLWIARGLSGDQLAQLGLETVAGSGRLALVRLQDGAELVTGAADPERDAHQALVAVRPGTVVVRQAANRPASPARDWDPAVQALVDEIDGDRWFVDVVTMAAFNRYTLAPGILDARDWLVAAFEALPGVTVETPSFNVGGTAAYNVIAVLPGSSRPDDWYIVGGHYDSTSESPMSAAPGAEDNASGCAGVLEIARVLTAHPPEGTVLFICYAGEEQGLLGSEDHVADLVASGDAGKVQAMIDLDMIAYTGDADLDCLLETDPFAQFLIDLLADAAADYTALRIETSLWAFGSDHVPYLDQGIAASLTIENDWYDYPYYHTTDDLPHHLSITMGEEVLKMDVAALAVLAGAGTTHVFADGFESGDLAAWSAAVPN; encoded by the coding sequence ATGCCTCGAAAGAAAGCCAGCTTCCACTGCCGCAGGGCCGCAGCGGTGGCGCTCGTGGCCGGCCTGTGGCCGGCCCTGGCCGCCGCCGGTGGCGAGCCGCCGTCGGCATGCGCCGTGGTCGACATTCACGAGATCGGCTGGGAGCGCCTGGAGTCGCTCAAGCGCGCCCCCGGCGTCGGCTGGTCGGTCGAGATCGGGCGCGAGCTGCTGGTGTGCGGGGACGGCGCGCTGGCGTCGCTGGCTGCCGCCGATCGCGCGGTGCGGCCGGTCGAGGGCGCCGTCGACGCCGGCCGGCTGTGGATCGCCCGTGGCCTGAGCGGTGACCAGCTCGCCCAGCTGGGGCTCGAGACCGTGGCGGGCAGCGGCCGGCTGGCGCTGGTCCGGCTGCAGGACGGCGCCGAGCTGGTGACGGGGGCCGCCGATCCGGAGCGGGACGCCCACCAGGCCCTGGTCGCCGTCCGGCCCGGCACGGTGGTGGTGCGGCAGGCCGCCAATCGCCCCGCCTCGCCGGCGCGAGACTGGGACCCCGCGGTGCAGGCGCTGGTGGACGAGATCGACGGCGACCGCTGGTTCGTCGACGTCGTGACGATGGCGGCCTTCAACCGCTACACGCTCGCCCCCGGGATCCTCGACGCCCGCGACTGGCTGGTGGCCGCCTTCGAGGCGTTGCCCGGCGTCACCGTCGAGACGCCCTCGTTCAACGTCGGCGGCACCGCCGCCTACAACGTGATCGCGGTCCTGCCCGGGTCGTCCCGGCCCGACGACTGGTACATCGTCGGCGGCCACTACGACTCGACCTCGGAGTCGCCGATGTCCGCGGCGCCGGGCGCCGAGGACAACGCGTCGGGCTGCGCCGGCGTGCTCGAGATTGCGCGGGTGCTGACCGCGCACCCACCCGAGGGAACCGTGCTGTTCATCTGCTACGCCGGCGAGGAGCAGGGCCTGCTGGGGTCCGAGGACCACGTGGCCGACCTGGTGGCGTCGGGCGACGCCGGCAAGGTCCAGGCGATGATCGACCTCGACATGATCGCCTACACCGGCGACGCCGACCTCGACTGCCTGCTCGAGACCGATCCCTTCGCCCAGTTTCTGATCGACCTGCTCGCCGACGCCGCTGCCGACTACACCGCTCTTCGCATCGAGACCTCGCTGTGGGCCTTCGGGTCGGACCACGTGCCCTATCTGGACCAGGGCATCGCGGCGTCGCTGACGATCGAGAACGACTGGTACGACTACCCCTACTACCACACCACCGACGACCTTCCGCACCACCTGTCGATCACGATGGGCGAAGAGGTGCTCAAGATGGACGTGGCAGCGCTGGCGGTGCTCGCGGGCGCGGGCACCACCCACGTCTTTGCCGATGGCTTCGAGTCCGGAGACCTGGCGGCGTGGTCGGCGGCGGTGCCGAACTGA